A genomic region of Micromonospora sp. NBRC 110009 contains the following coding sequences:
- a CDS encoding SulP family inorganic anion transporter, with protein MAAVGERIVGLLPGRADWAAVRRSPRRDLLAGLTVAVVALPLALAFGVTSGLGAEAGLVTAVIAGAVAAVFGGSNLQVSGPTGAMTVVLVPVVQRFGATGVLMVGAMAGLLLIALALARLGRYVRYLPTPVIEGFTAGIAVVIALQQVPAALGVTDARGEKVWAVAGDALARFVVHPRPAALAVALGVAALMLLGARWRPRLPFSLLGVAAATLLAELAPVDLVRIGALPQGLPAPSLDFLDLGALGVLLPSALAVAALAALESLLSATVADGMTVGQRHDPDRELFGQGVANLAVPLFGGIPATAAIARTAVNVRAGASSKLAALTHAVALAVIVLAAAPLVGRVPLAALAGVLLATTVRMVEAGSLRALLRATRADAVVLVLTFAVTVIWDLVTAVAVGLAVAVVLALRAVARSARLEQVPLDPGEHSAEEHALLAEHIVAYRLDGPLFFAAAHTFLLELAEVADVRVVILRMSRVSTIDATGAQVLGDAIDRLRGRGITVLLSGVTPGHDQVLSALGVADELRREGLVFPDTPAAIRHARMVALRESAA; from the coding sequence ATCGCCGCGGTCGGCGAGCGGATCGTCGGGCTGCTGCCCGGCCGGGCCGACTGGGCGGCGGTGCGCCGCTCGCCCCGGCGGGACCTGCTGGCCGGGCTCACCGTGGCCGTGGTGGCGCTGCCCCTCGCCCTGGCCTTCGGCGTCACCTCCGGGCTCGGCGCCGAGGCCGGCCTGGTCACCGCCGTGATCGCCGGCGCCGTCGCGGCGGTCTTCGGCGGCTCCAACCTCCAGGTCTCCGGTCCCACCGGGGCGATGACCGTGGTCCTGGTGCCGGTGGTGCAGCGCTTCGGTGCCACCGGCGTGCTGATGGTCGGCGCGATGGCCGGGCTGCTGCTGATCGCCCTCGCCCTGGCCCGCCTCGGCCGATACGTCCGCTACCTGCCGACCCCGGTGATCGAGGGCTTCACCGCCGGCATCGCGGTGGTCATCGCCCTGCAACAGGTGCCGGCGGCGCTCGGCGTCACCGACGCGCGCGGGGAGAAGGTCTGGGCGGTGGCCGGCGACGCGCTCGCCCGGTTCGTCGTACACCCCCGGCCCGCCGCCCTCGCGGTGGCGCTCGGGGTGGCGGCGCTGATGCTGCTCGGCGCCCGCTGGCGGCCCCGGCTGCCGTTCTCGCTGCTCGGGGTCGCCGCGGCGACGCTCCTCGCCGAACTGGCCCCGGTCGACCTGGTCCGCATCGGCGCCCTGCCGCAGGGGCTGCCCGCGCCCTCGCTGGACTTCCTCGACCTCGGCGCGCTCGGGGTGCTGCTGCCCAGCGCGCTCGCCGTGGCGGCCCTGGCCGCGCTGGAGAGCCTGCTCTCGGCGACCGTGGCGGACGGGATGACCGTCGGCCAACGGCACGACCCGGACCGCGAACTCTTCGGCCAGGGCGTGGCCAACCTGGCCGTCCCGCTCTTCGGTGGCATTCCCGCCACCGCCGCGATCGCCCGTACCGCTGTGAACGTCCGGGCCGGAGCATCCTCCAAGCTGGCCGCGCTCACCCACGCCGTCGCCCTCGCGGTGATCGTGCTGGCCGCCGCCCCGCTGGTCGGCCGCGTCCCCCTCGCCGCGCTGGCCGGGGTGCTGCTCGCCACCACCGTGCGGATGGTCGAGGCCGGCTCGCTCCGGGCGCTCCTGCGCGCCACCCGGGCCGACGCGGTGGTGCTGGTGCTGACCTTCGCCGTCACCGTGATCTGGGATCTGGTCACCGCGGTGGCGGTCGGGCTGGCGGTGGCCGTCGTCCTCGCCCTGCGCGCGGTGGCCCGCAGCGCCCGGCTGGAACAGGTGCCCCTCGACCCGGGTGAGCACAGCGCCGAGGAACACGCGCTGCTGGCCGAGCACATCGTCGCGTACCGGCTGGACGGGCCGCTCTTCTTCGCCGCCGCGCACACCTTCCTGCTGGAACTGGCCGAGGTGGCCGACGTCCGGGTGGTGATCCTGCGGATGTCCCGGGTGTCCACCATCGACGCCACCGGCGCCCAGGTGCTCGGCGACGCGATCGACCGGCTGCGCGGCCGGGGGATCACCGTGCTGCTCTCCGGCGTCACCCCTGGCCACGACCAGGTGCTCAGCGCGCTCGGCGTCGCCGACGAACTGCGCCGCGAGGGCCTCGTCTTCCCGGACACCCCGGCCGCCATCCGCCACGCCCGGATGGTCGCCCTCCGTGAGTCGGCCGCCTAG
- a CDS encoding putative bifunctional diguanylate cyclase/phosphodiesterase: protein MPAIHPSGDHRRRPPLPDLVVSLTGALLVLAGAVGLVPARSAVALAVAAGCALACVRLARPASNSRRVAALLDVAVLAAGLTVAVLPLADPPHRLPVALAGLVASIALYAVALLRLRGRSRLSAAARLRRTVDVLGLGISLVFAGSVLLPPGGAPPVARAVTVGGALGLAVLLVAALAERRRRPGAARCLGGAAATLTGLALLVVLLACHAPDRATLVVAPPLLLGALLTAAGARRTGAGERPVAGASPAAWPGLTGPAGIAALAAGHHLWTVGVFTAPEMALGLAVIPPMVLRELLAAADQRRRAERLAAREARLRALVGDDPAPAGPPPAADPLTVLAGRRELLHRLGGREGGALLVVDLHGADDGVGMAVPVLVEVARRLQAGRGPEDLVARLAGTEFAVLTDVGPVLAYGLGTRLLAALAEPCPGPGGPTRLRVSIGLAETTGGEPEDVLRQAELARRRAVQLGRDRIEWYDAYLEEQLVRRLDLERELPGAVARGELDLVYQPVLALADRLPVGTEALLRWRSPVLGTVLPDELLPVAADLDLLGEVGRWALDRACRQLADWSGSGRELWMAVNVTPRELAAPDFVARTATALAAYDVSPERLVVEVAEPAVAAELPTVVARFAGLRSLGVRTALDDFRAEHASLAQLRRLPIDLLKVGPHLVEPAPDGQRPLIEVVANLGVRLGVEVVVEGLEADAQVAGARQAGCSYGQGFALARPATAERVEAWFEEFPSTLR from the coding sequence GTGCCCGCCATCCACCCCTCCGGCGACCACCGTCGCCGACCGCCGCTGCCCGACCTCGTCGTCTCCCTCACCGGCGCGCTTCTCGTCCTGGCCGGAGCCGTCGGCCTCGTCCCGGCCCGCTCCGCCGTGGCGCTCGCCGTCGCCGCCGGCTGCGCCCTGGCCTGCGTCCGGCTCGCCCGGCCGGCCAGCAACTCCCGGCGCGTCGCGGCGCTCCTCGACGTGGCCGTGCTGGCCGCCGGGCTCACCGTCGCGGTGCTGCCGCTGGCCGACCCGCCACACCGGCTGCCGGTCGCCCTGGCCGGCCTCGTCGCCAGCATCGCGCTGTATGCCGTGGCCCTGCTCCGGCTCCGCGGCCGCTCCCGGCTCTCCGCCGCCGCGCGGCTCCGCCGGACCGTCGACGTCCTCGGCCTCGGGATCAGCCTGGTCTTCGCCGGCTCGGTGCTGCTGCCGCCCGGCGGGGCGCCCCCGGTCGCCCGGGCCGTCACGGTCGGAGGCGCGCTCGGGCTGGCGGTGCTGCTGGTGGCCGCGCTGGCGGAGCGGCGGCGCCGGCCGGGCGCGGCCCGCTGCCTCGGCGGCGCGGCGGCCACGCTGACCGGGCTGGCCCTCCTCGTGGTGCTGCTCGCCTGCCACGCCCCGGACCGGGCCACGCTCGTCGTCGCGCCGCCGCTGCTGCTCGGCGCCCTGCTCACCGCCGCCGGTGCCCGGCGGACCGGGGCCGGCGAGCGGCCCGTGGCCGGCGCGTCCCCCGCCGCCTGGCCCGGGCTGACCGGCCCGGCCGGCATCGCCGCGCTGGCCGCCGGCCACCACCTGTGGACGGTGGGCGTGTTCACCGCCCCCGAGATGGCGCTCGGGCTGGCGGTGATCCCGCCGATGGTGCTCCGGGAGCTGCTCGCCGCCGCCGACCAGCGGCGGCGTGCCGAGCGGCTGGCCGCCCGCGAGGCGCGGCTGCGCGCGCTCGTCGGCGACGACCCGGCTCCGGCCGGGCCGCCGCCGGCCGCCGACCCGCTCACCGTCCTGGCCGGCCGGCGCGAGCTGCTGCACCGGCTGGGCGGCCGGGAGGGCGGCGCGCTGCTCGTGGTCGACCTGCACGGGGCTGACGACGGGGTAGGCATGGCGGTTCCGGTGCTCGTCGAGGTCGCCCGTCGGCTCCAGGCCGGGCGGGGCCCGGAAGACCTGGTGGCGCGCCTCGCCGGCACCGAGTTCGCCGTGCTCACCGACGTCGGGCCGGTGCTCGCGTACGGGCTGGGCACCCGGCTGCTGGCCGCGCTGGCCGAGCCCTGTCCGGGGCCCGGCGGGCCGACCCGGCTCCGGGTCAGCATCGGGCTGGCCGAGACCACCGGCGGCGAGCCGGAGGACGTGCTGCGCCAGGCGGAGCTGGCCCGGCGGCGCGCGGTGCAGCTCGGCCGGGACCGGATCGAGTGGTACGACGCGTACCTGGAGGAGCAGCTCGTCCGCCGGCTCGACCTGGAGCGGGAGCTGCCCGGTGCGGTCGCCCGCGGCGAGCTGGACCTGGTCTACCAACCGGTGCTGGCCCTCGCTGACCGGCTGCCGGTGGGCACCGAGGCGCTCCTACGGTGGCGCAGCCCGGTGCTGGGCACCGTGCTGCCGGACGAGCTGCTGCCGGTGGCGGCGGACCTGGACCTCCTCGGCGAGGTGGGGCGGTGGGCGCTGGACCGGGCCTGCCGGCAGCTCGCCGACTGGTCGGGGAGCGGCCGCGAGCTGTGGATGGCGGTCAACGTCACGCCCCGCGAGCTGGCCGCGCCGGACTTCGTCGCCCGCACCGCCACCGCCCTGGCCGCGTACGACGTGTCGCCGGAGCGCCTGGTGGTGGAGGTGGCCGAGCCGGCGGTCGCCGCGGAGCTGCCCACCGTGGTGGCCCGGTTCGCCGGCCTCCGCTCGCTCGGGGTGCGCACCGCGCTGGACGACTTCCGCGCCGAGCACGCCTCGCTGGCCCAGCTCCGCCGGCTGCCGATCGACCTGTTGAAGGTCGGCCCGCACCTGGTCGAGCCGGCCCCCGACGGGCAGCGCCCGCTGATCGAGGTGGTGGCCAACCTGGGAGTCCGGCTGGGCGTGGAGGTGGTGGTCGAGGGGCTGGAGGCGGACGCGCAGGTGGCCGGGGCGCGCCAGGCCGGCTGCAGTTACGGGCAGGGCTTCGCCCTCGCCCGCCCGGCCACCGCCGAGCGGGTCGAGGCGTGGTTCGAGGAGTTTCCCTCGACCCTCCGCTGA
- a CDS encoding ArsR/SmtB family transcription factor, giving the protein MSVPLYQAKAELFRTLGHPVRIRVLELLQDGPKPVRDLLAAIDVEASNLSQQLAVLRRAGMVTSYRDGPLVMYSLSTPDVADLLAAGRRILGAVLTDRDALLDELRASGTDR; this is encoded by the coding sequence ATGTCGGTGCCGCTGTACCAGGCCAAGGCGGAGCTGTTCCGCACCCTGGGGCATCCGGTCCGCATCCGGGTGCTCGAACTGCTCCAGGACGGGCCGAAGCCGGTCCGCGACCTGCTCGCCGCCATCGACGTCGAGGCGTCCAACCTCTCCCAGCAGCTCGCCGTGCTGCGTCGCGCCGGCATGGTCACCTCGTACCGGGACGGGCCCCTGGTCATGTACTCGCTCAGCACCCCCGACGTGGCCGACCTGCTGGCCGCCGGCCGGCGCATCCTCGGCGCGGTCCTCACCGACCGGGACGCCCTCCTCGACGAGCTGCGCGCCTCCGGGACCGACCGGTGA
- a CDS encoding PH domain-containing protein has product MHPATGVPPARNGTGAGCDHSGVSRRADTVHFRHNQAILVAAIVAFIGALPLATARWWLLWVLLLPLALIVWSWRAGTDADARELRVRALVGQRRVPWERVAELTTDARGHGVVRLDDGELLVLPAVRAGDLPRLVSATGQQPTESAG; this is encoded by the coding sequence ATGCACCCGGCCACGGGTGTCCCGCCCGCCCGGAACGGGACCGGCGCGGGGTGCGATCATTCGGGGGTGAGCCGCCGCGCCGACACCGTCCACTTCCGCCACAACCAGGCCATCCTGGTCGCCGCGATCGTCGCGTTCATCGGCGCGCTGCCACTGGCCACCGCCCGGTGGTGGCTGCTCTGGGTGCTGCTCCTGCCCCTCGCGCTGATCGTCTGGTCCTGGCGGGCCGGCACCGACGCCGACGCCCGCGAGCTGCGGGTGCGGGCGCTCGTGGGGCAGCGCCGGGTGCCCTGGGAGCGGGTCGCCGAGCTGACCACCGACGCCCGGGGCCACGGCGTCGTACGGCTCGACGACGGCGAACTGCTAGTGCTCCCCGCGGTGCGCGCCGGCGACCTGCCCCGGCTGGTCTCCGCCACCGGTCAGCAGCCGACCGAGAGCGCCGGCTGA